A region of the Muricauda sp. MAR_2010_75 genome:
GGGCAACCTCCTGTTTTAATGGAAAGCAGTGTGGAAACCTGAACCGTGTTCGGGTCATGGTGTTCCCGGTGAATGGTAGCCGCTTCATACAGCAATTCCATTAGTGGCTTGTTGTAAATTTCCAGGATTTCTTCCTTGGTCCAGTTGTGCTTTGTACTGCTCATATTAGTTGGAATGAGATTCAAAAATAAGGCATTCTTTAGTATTAAAACCAAGAAAACCGCTATTTAAGAAATCGTCTATTTTTTATTACTTCGGAGATTTCAGCAAAATACTTACGGCATTCCCGCCAAAACCGACGGCATTCACCATAACAGTTTCAATCTTTTTTGGCCCATCATTATTTTTATAAAAGGGCGTTGGAACATACTGCTGGTGCTGCAGCATCAAAACTCCCAGTTCCAAACTCAATAATCCGGAAGCACCAAAAGTGTGCCCCATTTTCCATTTGTTGGTGGTCAAAAAAGGCATGTGATCGCCAAATACTTTTTTGATGGCGTTGTATTCGGTCAAATCCCCCTTGATAGTTCCGGGGGCATGCATGACGATGGCATCCACCTGGTTCATCCCAGCACTTTTTAAAGCCATTTTCATGGAGTCTTGAAAGCATTGGGCATCCGTGGAGATGGAAACACTGTGTTCCAAAGGTTCTGTGGCATAACCAATTCCGGTTACCAAGGCCAATGCATTGGATTTTTTACCCTTTTCCAAACAGGCCAAAGCCGCAGCTTCTCCCAATACCATGGTGTTTTGATTCTTTTCCAAATCCATGGCTTTACAGGGATGGGCGTCCTCCTCCCTAGAATAAATCTTCAAAGCTTGCATTTGCGCAATGGTAAACGGGGTCAACGGCGCTTCGCTTCCGCCTACCAAAAATTTATCGGTCAACCCGCTTTGAATCCATGCCACAGCATTCAACAATCCATGCAATGCGGTTGAGCAGGTAATGGAGTGTGATATTTCTGGTCCTTTTGATTTTAAGTCGTGCGCCACCCAAGACGAAATATTGCCCAAGGTAGTGGTAGGTGAGGTAAGGGTGGATGATTTTCCCTGTTCCAAAAATTCTTGGTGGTATTTCTCAAAAAGGGAAGTGGCCCCCCGGGATGACCCGATGTTCACCCCAAAATTGGATTCTGATTTCCAACCTGACTTTTCAATGACTTTTCGGGCCGTGTAGATGGCAAACAAAACGGAGTCGTCCAATTCCTTGTATTTATGATCGGATTGCCGTAGTTCTTCTATCGATTTCTTCACCTCACCTCCCAGTGAAGCGGCCCAAACCCATTGTCTGCCAATTTCAATTTTTGAAAAACGGTGGTTTTTATCCAAGTAGGAATTCCAAACTGCTTCAGAACCATCTCCCAGCGAAGAAATGGACGACAATGCAGTTATGGAAATGGGTTCTTTCAACATATTTTCAACTTATACCAATTCCAAGGCCGATTTAATGGCCCCATAAATCCGTTGCATTTGCTCTTTGGTTGTGATGAAAGGCGCTAAAATATAAATGGTATGACCCAACGGTCTCAGGAATACCCCTTGATCCATAAAGTGCTTGAAGAGTTTGTTTCGCAAATTGCCATAACGCTCCATTTGCACATTTAAATCCAATGCATAAATGATCCCCAACTGACGCGTGTTGGCCACTTTTGGGTGGTTTTTTATTTCCTGATCAAACTCTTGGTGCCATTCAATACAATTTTGTATTCCTGTTTGAATTTCGTCGGTTTGGAGCAACTCCAATGCCGCCAAAGCCGCTGCACATGCCAATGGATTGGCCGTATACGTATGCCCGTGAAATAAACCCTTGGCTATGTCATCGCTGTAAAAGGCCATGTAGACCTCTTCCGTGCAAGTGGTAAGGCCCATGGGAACCAGACCAGCGGTCAACGCTTTGGAAAGGCACATAATATCTGGCTTGGTCTGCATATATTCCGATGCAAAATGTTTCCCTGTTTTGCCAAATCCGGTCATCACCTCATCGGCTATCAAAAGCACACCATGTTCCTTCAAAAGTGCAAGAATGGCATCGAGACCCTCAGCATTGTGCATTTTCATGGCTGCCGCTCCCTGAACCAAAGGTTCATAAATGAATCCGGCAATGTTGTTCTGCTCCAATCGCCTTTCCAAAAAAGTAAGAATCTGGTTGATATTGGTTTCTGAGGGCACGGGTATACGTTCCACTTCAATGAAAAAATCTTCAAAGGGACCATTGTAAACCGACAAACCAGAGACGGACATCGCCCCGAAGGTATCGCCGTGAAAGCCTTCTTCAAACGCCAACAACACATTGCGTTTTTCACCTTGGTTATGATGGTATTGTAAGGCCATTTTTATCCCAACTTCAGTGGCCGTGGAACCATTATCCGAAAAGAAAAGTTTCTCCTGATTCTTGGGAAGGACCTTGATGAGCTCCTCCGACAACCTCACCGCCGGCTCATGCGTGAATCCGCTGAAAACAACTTGGTCCAAACGCTGCATCTGTTCCGAAACTTTTTTTAGAATATAAGGATTGCAGTGTCCGTACATACAGGTGTACCATGACGAAATGCCGTCCACATAATCCTTTCCATCCTCATCAAAAAGTAAGGCTCCTTCAGCTTTAGCTATGCCTAGCATGTCCGGACTTACCTTGTGCTGGGTCAATGGGTGCCAAAGGTGTTTTTTGTCCCTATCTGATAATTTTTCCAATGCTGTTGTCTTACGCAAACCCCTTAATTTATCTATATTGCAAAGATGACAATTAATAGCCAAAAAACTTAATCCGGACCGTGTTTACTAAAATCAGTTCCCTTACTTCGCCCAGATATGAAGACTTTGACTGGAAGACGGTTTTATTGATTTTGTTTTTGGTGGCTTTTTTTATTCGGTTCCCATTTTTCTTCCGGGATTATATAGATCGAGATGAAAGCACGTTCATCATCATGGGGCAATCTTGGGTGGATGGTCATCTACCCTACACCCAACTTTGGGACCTAAAACCTCCCATTACTTTTTTGTTCTTTGCCGTTGTCATTAAACTATTTGGAAAAAGTTTCATTGCCATTCGATTGTGCGGAACCTTGGTTGTGGCATTGACCGCTTTGTTCACCTACGGAATCGCCACAAAAATCGCCACAAAAAAAATAGCCTTTTGGTGTGCGATATTTTGTGTTTTCTTCTTAAGCCTCTTTGGAAGTTTGCAGGGCGTAATGTCCGAACATATTTGTACTCTCTTTTTTACGGCAGGACTCTTTATTTTGTTATGGAAAACAGATGCCAAATGGTTTTTTACTTCTGGCCTTCTTTTTGGGCTTTCGTTCATGACCAAATTGAACATGGCATATCCTGTATTGTGTTTAGGCTTCTATTTTTTATGGGAGGGATTCCACAAAAAGCTAATAGGATCCACCTTTAAAAACTTAACTTATATGGGTTTTGGCGTACTACTGACCGTTGTGCTAACCGCTCTTCCGTACTATATGGATGGAAAGACACTTCTTTGGTGGGAATCCATTTTTGAGGCTCCTATGGCTTACTCCAAGGGAAAATTCCATTCTCCTTTAAAAACATTGCCTTTTTTAATCGTGATTGTGGGCTTGCTCGCGGTTGGATATGCAACCAAAATAATAGATCGGAAAAATAGGAGGCTACAAATCTTGACCATCATTATAATCGGTGTTTTGTTGTCATTCATGCAGGCCGGAAAGGTAAATGGCCATTATCTGATTCAGCTCTATCCCTTTATTTTGATTCCCCTTGGGATGGGTGTTGCCAAACTTCCCACTTTAAAGAAAAAGTGGAGACCATTCATCATTCTATTGCTCATTTTAATTCCCATGGAGTCGTATCTGGAATACGCCAATATTATTTCCAACAAAATGGAAAAGGGTTCCTTTTTTAATGGGGAAGGCATTGATGTGCCCAAATATATCGCCTCCCATAACCTGGAAACCGAAAACATCTTTTTTACGGAGTACCATATTGGATATTGGTTGCTAAATGAGAGTCCGCCCACAAAAGCTGCCACGCATCCCAGCAATGTAGTACGGGAAGAAATCTTCCCCTATATGGAAAATCCAAGAAAAACAGGAATGGAGGAGTTGCGGTATATCATGGAAGTTCTTCAACCCAAAACTTTGGTGGCACGCGATGGAAAAAAAATCTTTGACAAAAAGCTGGTAGAATACAATGCCTATATCGATTCATATCTGGCGGAACATTACACTTTGGTTGAAAAAGTAGATCGCGGTCTTATTTACCAACGGTTAAAATGATTCCAAAGCGGGTTTTAATTGCTTGGCGTATTTTCTGATGACTTCCTTGTCAAATTTTGGTTCTTCATTGATTCTACCCAAAAAGGTCACTTCAGATTTTTTCAAAATAATGTCCTCGGTTGTCGGGTGCTCATAGCCACTAAAAATTATACCTACTTTCACTTTCTTTTCCTGCAATTTTTCCAAGGTCAAAAGCGTATGGTTGATGCTTCCCAAATAATGACGGGACACCACAATTACTTTGTAATTGGGTTGGATAAGGTCAAAAATGGTATCTGTATCGTTCAAGGGCACCAACAACCCGCCCGCTCCTTCAATAACCAAATGGTTTTCGGTTTTTGGAGGTATAATCTTGTCCATATCAATCGTAATCCCATCAATATCCGCAGCGGCATGAGGGCTCATTGGCGTTTTTAAAGCGTAGCTGTTAGGATGAATAATGGTTTTATCGTTGGAAATAAGGGACTCTATTTTGTGACTGTCCGAATTGTCCAAATCGCCTGCCTGAATGGGTTTCCAATAATCCGCTTCTAGAGCTTCCACCACAATGGCGGACGCCACCGTTTTACCTACTTCCGTTGAAATTCCCGTAATAAATAGTTGCTTCATTTAGCTGGTCGAGATATGAAGTTGCACTGCATACATTTGTACTTGGTTGGCTCAAAAAATGGAAATAGCTTATGAAAAATATTGTTCCTGGAATAATAGATTTCGGACTTGGTCGCCTTGCAATTGGGACACACTATGGGTTTGCCTTGGTGGTCGGTGGCATAGTTTCTTACCTCATCGTAGATTTCCTTGGCTCTTTCCTTGTCTGAAGAATAGACCTGAAGTTTTACTCCTCCAATGGCAGAACTGATCAACGGATCGGTATTAATGGTGGCTTCATCCCTAAGAAAAACACTAATTCCTTCAGATTCCAGTTTTCCCTTGATGATCTGTACATCGGCGGGAAACTCAAAAGTAGCCAAGGTATAGAATTTAGGTTCTTTCATTCCATTACATTTTTTAATAACAACAAAACTCGTGATATTTCCTCTTTTGTATTGAAGGCGTGTACACAAAATCGCAAGCGCTCTTCTCCTTCTTTAACGGTTGGGGATAGAATGGGCCTTACATCAAAACCCTCGTGCTGTAATTGGGCAGCTATTGACTTTACCTTTGCATTACCGGAAATAATAGCACATTGAATGGCTGAATTGCTTTCAATAAATACATCAACCATCCCCAACTGCTCCACATTCGTTTTAAAATAGTCGATATTCTGCTGAAGTAATTTACATGGTTCCAAGCCAAAATCCCTTAGGTAATGGTACGAAACCAATAGGGCCGCAACGGAATGGGGCGGTAATGCCGTGGTATAGATTAAGCTTCGGGCAAAATTGACCAAGTAGTTTTTAAGTGCTTCGCTCCCTAAAATGGCCGCTCCGTGATATCCCAAAGCTTTTCCGAATGTTATGATACGAGCAAAAACCTGCTCTTCCAATCCCAGTTGGCACGTTAAATCCTTTCCTTTTCCATAAATTCCAGTGGCATGGGCCTCGTCCACAATTAAATGACAGCCATTCTCAATACAAAAATTGGCCAAAGCCACTAAATCGGGTGAATCGCCATCCATGGAAAAAATGGATTCGGTAACTACATACAATTCCAAATCACTTCTCGACTGCGCTCGATGTGACACCAGCTTTTCTTCTAAGCTTTCCAAATTGTTATGCGTGAACTTATAGCTCTTGGCATGGCTCATTTGGAGGCCATCCCGAATACTGGCATGGACCAATTCATCATAAAAAATGATGTCCCCGCGTTGTGGTACCGAAGAAAAAAAACCAACATTCGCATCATACCCAGAATTGAACACCAAAGCTGCTTCGGCTTTGTGGTAACTTTTCAAAAAATTTTCTAATTCTGTATATAAAGGATGGTTTCCCGTGAGTAACCTGGACCCTGTAGCTCCGTTTCTTTGAGGTTTTATTTTGAGAAAATTGGAGGTCTCTTCGGACAGATTTTCATTTCGGGCAAAGCCCAAATAATCATTTGAGGAAAAATCTACCAGTCCATCTACGGAAGATAAGCTTCGCATGGCGTCGTTCACCA
Encoded here:
- a CDS encoding beta-ketoacyl synthase N-terminal-like domain-containing protein produces the protein MKEPISITALSSISSLGDGSEAVWNSYLDKNHRFSKIEIGRQWVWAASLGGEVKKSIEELRQSDHKYKELDDSVLFAIYTARKVIEKSGWKSESNFGVNIGSSRGATSLFEKYHQEFLEQGKSSTLTSPTTTLGNISSWVAHDLKSKGPEISHSITCSTALHGLLNAVAWIQSGLTDKFLVGGSEAPLTPFTIAQMQALKIYSREEDAHPCKAMDLEKNQNTMVLGEAAALACLEKGKKSNALALVTGIGYATEPLEHSVSISTDAQCFQDSMKMALKSAGMNQVDAIVMHAPGTIKGDLTEYNAIKKVFGDHMPFLTTNKWKMGHTFGASGLLSLELGVLMLQHQQYVPTPFYKNNDGPKKIETVMVNAVGFGGNAVSILLKSPK
- the bioA gene encoding adenosylmethionine--8-amino-7-oxononanoate transaminase is translated as MRKTTALEKLSDRDKKHLWHPLTQHKVSPDMLGIAKAEGALLFDEDGKDYVDGISSWYTCMYGHCNPYILKKVSEQMQRLDQVVFSGFTHEPAVRLSEELIKVLPKNQEKLFFSDNGSTATEVGIKMALQYHHNQGEKRNVLLAFEEGFHGDTFGAMSVSGLSVYNGPFEDFFIEVERIPVPSETNINQILTFLERRLEQNNIAGFIYEPLVQGAAAMKMHNAEGLDAILALLKEHGVLLIADEVMTGFGKTGKHFASEYMQTKPDIMCLSKALTAGLVPMGLTTCTEEVYMAFYSDDIAKGLFHGHTYTANPLACAAALAALELLQTDEIQTGIQNCIEWHQEFDQEIKNHPKVANTRQLGIIYALDLNVQMERYGNLRNKLFKHFMDQGVFLRPLGHTIYILAPFITTKEQMQRIYGAIKSALELV
- a CDS encoding glycosyltransferase family 39 protein, with the translated sequence MFTKISSLTSPRYEDFDWKTVLLILFLVAFFIRFPFFFRDYIDRDESTFIIMGQSWVDGHLPYTQLWDLKPPITFLFFAVVIKLFGKSFIAIRLCGTLVVALTALFTYGIATKIATKKIAFWCAIFCVFFLSLFGSLQGVMSEHICTLFFTAGLFILLWKTDAKWFFTSGLLFGLSFMTKLNMAYPVLCLGFYFLWEGFHKKLIGSTFKNLTYMGFGVLLTVVLTALPYYMDGKTLLWWESIFEAPMAYSKGKFHSPLKTLPFLIVIVGLLAVGYATKIIDRKNRRLQILTIIIIGVLLSFMQAGKVNGHYLIQLYPFILIPLGMGVAKLPTLKKKWRPFIILLLILIPMESYLEYANIISNKMEKGSFFNGEGIDVPKYIASHNLETENIFFTEYHIGYWLLNESPPTKAATHPSNVVREEIFPYMENPRKTGMEELRYIMEVLQPKTLVARDGKKIFDKKLVEYNAYIDSYLAEHYTLVEKVDRGLIYQRLK
- the bioD gene encoding dethiobiotin synthase, with protein sequence MKQLFITGISTEVGKTVASAIVVEALEADYWKPIQAGDLDNSDSHKIESLISNDKTIIHPNSYALKTPMSPHAAADIDGITIDMDKIIPPKTENHLVIEGAGGLLVPLNDTDTIFDLIQPNYKVIVVSRHYLGSINHTLLTLEKLQEKKVKVGIIFSGYEHPTTEDIILKKSEVTFLGRINEEPKFDKEVIRKYAKQLKPALESF
- a CDS encoding DUF2007 domain-containing protein; translation: MKEPKFYTLATFEFPADVQIIKGKLESEGISVFLRDEATINTDPLISSAIGGVKLQVYSSDKERAKEIYDEVRNYATDHQGKPIVCPNCKATKSEIYYSRNNIFHKLFPFFEPTKYKCMQCNFISRPAK
- a CDS encoding pyridoxal phosphate-dependent aminotransferase family protein, whose translation is MEKLPKKLSHKLSERLVNDAMRSLSSVDGLVDFSSNDYLGFARNENLSEETSNFLKIKPQRNGATGSRLLTGNHPLYTELENFLKSYHKAEAALVFNSGYDANVGFFSSVPQRGDIIFYDELVHASIRDGLQMSHAKSYKFTHNNLESLEEKLVSHRAQSRSDLELYVVTESIFSMDGDSPDLVALANFCIENGCHLIVDEAHATGIYGKGKDLTCQLGLEEQVFARIITFGKALGYHGAAILGSEALKNYLVNFARSLIYTTALPPHSVAALLVSYHYLRDFGLEPCKLLQQNIDYFKTNVEQLGMVDVFIESNSAIQCAIISGNAKVKSIAAQLQHEGFDVRPILSPTVKEGEERLRFCVHAFNTKEEISRVLLLLKNVME